The following DNA comes from Populus trichocarpa isolate Nisqually-1 chromosome 19, P.trichocarpa_v4.1, whole genome shotgun sequence.
ATGAAAGTATTACCCCTCACCTTGTAGGTGATCAATAAAAATGAAGGGTCatagaatcaaaataaaattaaacatggtttcatttagaataaaaataaggaatgaaaatatatattttaaaatgatatattattttcatttattgtatATCAACTAGTATTATTATCACCATCTGAATCACTATTGTTTCTGTgaataacaatgataataattttttctaaaaactattGTTGGTGGTGGTTAAAAGCTTATTTGtgataatgttttaattttatactagtttgcctctattatttttatttgtattaatctcaactctttaatttaaaaaaaaatcatcttatttTATTCCTTCTTTGACCATAAGCTTGAGTTGCTCTTAAATGTTTAGGTTATATCCCACCATAAAATAATATACGTGCaatgaaatttattatataaaaataacttagagACACATGTCATAATATGATGGGATGTAACATAATAGTTTCAAAGGCAATCTAAATGTTAGGTCAAATAAAACCTAAGAGATTGTTTGGAAATAAATGAAACACGTGGTTGAccgtattttcaaataatacctaaataaatataatttaaaaataaataattgacattaatacaaataaaaatagagagaacAAACTAGTATTATATCAAAAGATTTACAAAAGTTTTTAacctattattatcattatattacaattctcatctcttttctttcacCGCCACCTATAAtactaatattaatttttaaaaatatattattgttcttattatattattattaccactACCATTAATATAATTGCTTCTATTACTTTTATAACCAAtacaattaataaaatcattatttatttttatcttaaaaattagTCACTgaagattttaaaattcattctattcctaatagaaatgaaaatatcatcttgattttcCAATTTTCATTCCGATTCCTCCGTTTCCGTTCCAAATATCCAATTTCCGGAAATAGAAAACACCTAGAAAGTTCGAAGATGTTAAAGGACATGGATGATGTTGTTGGGCTAGAGGCTCACTAGGCAGGGCCCTACCTGAACACATGAACTTGAATCTTATCCATGCGAGTTTAACTCTAAATTAATTGGGATCACATGCTAAAATCCCGCCGCCCATCCCTATACTATTTACCATCTGTCCACGTCCGACCTTTCCACTTCCTCTACTTTCACGACCTTGCTACATACCCTTCGATTGTTCTTGTTCTTGGCAGAAAACAAGATCACTGTATTAAATTGGGAGTCAAGATAATATAACCTGAGATGAGGAATCTATGCTCAACAACTTCAACAAGGAGCAGGAGTGTACCTACACCATGTTGTAGCAAGGTGGGCATAAAGAAGGGGCCATGGACACCAGAAGAGGATGAGCTCTTGGCAAACTACATCAGGAAAGAAGGTGAAGGGCGATGGCGCACGCTCCCAAAGCGGGCAGGACTTCTCAGGTGTGGTAAGAGCTGCCGCCTCCGCTGGATGAACTATCTCAGGCCTTCTGTTAAGAGAGGGCGTATTGCCCCAGATGAGGAAGATCTCATTCTTAGGCTTCACAGGTTGCTTGGTAACAGGTATCTGTAATATTCCCTGTGTAATGATCGGATTTTATGGTCTCGGGGTTGCTGattcttttctctctattcCCATCAGCTGGGACATCCATAATTAGGTTGATTTGgatctctctcttgtttttaatttatgctgtttttttttagggttttgttatGATCTTCCTTAATTCCTCAAAAAACTAGAAGCTTGACTTTCGATTAACACTTTAAATTGTCTCAGAAACGTAATTGTTGGGCTTTAACTTAAAAGGGTTTCCCCTTGTTTATTTCTCTTACCTTTCGCTTAGCAATCCGAGGTTCTATCATCATCATGAATCATGATGATCCGATCTCCATCTTTTTTGGAACAGCTATATATCCATACATGCATGTACGTGTGTGCACgtatttatgttttctttttctttgataatcGTCGTATTTATGTTATtgttctttttgtcttcttttctggTTCCTATAGCAATAGCGTTCAAAAACCAACTCCAATGTATTGTTTACTTTATTTGTCAACGTTTTTACACAGTTCGATTAATAGAGAGTATAATGGGCAGATTTAGGGCTAGTGGAAGTCGccttttggtttttgaatttgaaataactTAGATCGATGCTTGCTAGTCAGTATTTTTGTCTGTCAATCTTACTTTTGTTTGGTTTTCCTTCTTGGAACAGGTGGTCTATGATAGCTGGGAGGATACCAGGGCGCACAGATAATGAGATTAAGAATTACTGGAATACCTGTCTCAGCAAGAAGCTCATTAGCCAAGGAATAGACCCTAGGACTCACAAGCCTTTAAAACCTAACCCCGATTCCTCAGAAATTGCAAATGTTCCAGTCCAGAATTCTAACCCTAAATCTTCTCCACTGGATGAGAATGGGAGGGTCTATCGAACTGTAGCCACTAGGGTAAGTGAAAAATTTACAGTGACTGACCTGTATCAGTCTCCTAACCAGGTTGCTGCTGGTGCTACCGAAAACTGGCCAAATCGTGATGGTTTTACTATGGGATCATTACAAAGTGGCCATGGACGAAAAAATGAAGATGATTTCATTGAAGATATTGGAAATGAGGACACTTTCTCCTCATTTCTGGATTCCTTGCTCAATGAAAACGTGTTCGTGTATCAACAACGACAACAGTTACAGCATCAAAATATGTTTGGGCCTTCTTCTAAGCTTGCGGTTTCTTCTTCACAAATTCTCAGTCACGCAAACATTTGGGAAGCTGAAGTCTCGCCTCCAATGGCAGCCTTATGTGACAAAGGCGTGGGCGGGGCTTCAAATAGTCTTCCAGTTTGAACTCAATCCTGCACCACAAGTGcttaaagaaaatcaaacgGGTGTGATTAACGGTATGTACTAATGTAATTGTATTGGTTGTTCCAGTAATTCAGTGTGCTTATAACAATATTCTTGCTGTTCGAAATTCTACGTGTGATGATTGTTTAAGGTAAAATGTATCacgaactatatatatatgcattgcTGTATATGAACTTTGTTCCATACTAGCCAAGGTCAAATTAGTGTTCTACGTCTTGCAAATTATGAAATGTATGCGGTTCaatctccctccctccctccctccctctctctcacacacacaaacCCTATTCTCTTTAGTTCATTCGGAAAGTCTGTGGATCAGACTCCTAATTATGACAGCTAATTCTTATCGATATGTTAGTGAAAAGGTAATTAATACGAGGAAAATTCTTTACTAATAGAACATAAACAAGAACATCTATAATTacattaatgtttttgttggcACTCAGAATAGACGACAAAGACATAGACATTGCATTGGATTGGAAAAGAAGCTTTCGCATCGTTTGAAGGCAATTTAAAAGAagttaaatgaaacaaaaatccttgaattttgagttaaaatGAACTTCACCCtcgaactttattttttatataaaataaataagttttttttattaattttgactgCATGtgataatctaaaaacacaaaatgtgTCATGAAATTACatgatttaagaataaaaaataaaaggattaatgATGGGATGAAAACTTGGACACAAAAGcctatttttaaccaaaaaatagtttatgttctcgaataaaaaaattaatttcaaaaactaaGTTTGGTTTGACCTAAACTTTAAGGTAGTTTTGGATATTTAGCCTTTAAAAGGCATAAATAAAGGCGGGgggaagggggggggggggggtgggtgGAGAGCAAAAGGAAGCTTTTCTACTTGGGAAATGATTCATCAACAATGTTTGAGGAATTTGGTGTAGACATTCACATCTATTTTCACATAATTAATAAGCATAATAGGAAAATATTTCTGTGTTGAAAATATACTGCTAATTAACTGGGAGTCCCAAACTACCGTTTTAAATGTTTAGTActatattttaacttttatactCGTGGTGCGTGCATGcgcttttttaaaatttagctgAAACATCCATgtcaaatttcataaaaaggGTGTAATACCATTCTATAGTTTTATATATACTGTATTATGTAGCCGTAGTACATGCATGGACTTTCCTTCACTATTTATTAATAAGTggggtgtttgtttttgtggttaatatcatgttttgtgattttttgaatttatattgcttgaaattgattatttattgGTGTtcttgaatcgttttgatgtgctgatgttaaaaataattttttaaaaataaaaaaacattattctcaTATATTTCTGAACGAAAAACATTCTGATAAGCAATTGttactacactctcaaacactgtGTGCTTGGTAACGCGTTGCAATATactttttcattgaaaatacatcaaaataatgtttttaaagattttttacactaacacatcaaaatcatctaaaaacacataaaatcatcaatttaatgTCTTTTTAGACAACAAGCggtttgaaaaacactttgaatcgTATTACTAGACATGTACAAATTTCTACCAACACACACATATAGAAATTTGTATCGGTATAAAAAGGATGCTTTTAAGATGGAAACTATATACACACATACATGTACTAATATACACACTATATGTACATATAGAAACTTGTATTTGTACACAAAGAAAGCTTTTAAGATGGAAACTAGCCTTAGTAGAGGGTATTCCAGAACCATATACCATTACCAAAGAAAGCTTTTAATACTAACTGTTCTATGAATAGCATCTTGCCTTCACGTACTAGCTAGGTAAGCTCTTTAGACGAAGGTTCGGGGAACAATTCAAGCATGAAATTGTATACACCCCATGGTGCCAAGAATTGGACCCAAAATACTCACCTAAAATTAAACAATCCCTTAAGGATATAGACATAGACATGGCACCTGAATTCAATCCCTTTGGATTTTGACGAAGATAGGGTGTTAATCATGCATGCTGAAGAGGgatttatggtttttatagAAATCACCAGGATTTATAGGATTGAGAAATAACTAGAAAAACAGAAACCATTTCTAACCTAGCCTAGCCCTAGAAAGAGTTAAAAGAGAGAACACCATCATATAGGCCAAGATCGTTATTCTTATGATTGAGGACATGATCACAGctacaatataattttatctccTAGATTATTCCACGAACACTGCAAAACTTAGCATCTAATAACTAGAAGAAATTCTTTGGTCACCCTAGACTGCAAAAATTTATATCGATATGGTTCATTCAATGGAGTAATCTATATTGATCTCaaatcttgaatttaaaaaactaagaaacaGAACAAACTTCTTTAATTATCAATCCAAACCATTAGAATTCTAT
Coding sequences within:
- the LOC7469886 gene encoding transcription repressor MYB5 isoform X3 translates to MRNLCSTTSTRSRSVPTPCCSKVGIKKGPWTPEEDELLANYIRKEGEGRWRTLPKRAGLLRCGKSCRLRWMNYLRPSVKRGRIAPDEEDLILRLHRLLGNRWSMIAGRIPGRTDNEIKNYWNTCLSKKLISQGIDPRTHKPLKPNPDSSEIANVPVQNSNPKSSPLDENGRVYRTVATRVSEKFTVTDLDQSPNQVAADATENWPNRDGFNMGSLQSGYGRKNEDDFIEDIGNEDTFSSFLDSLLNENVLVYQQRQQLQHQNMFGPSSKLAVSSSQILSHANIWEAEVSPPMAALGDKGVGGASNRLPV
- the LOC7469886 gene encoding transcription repressor MYB5 isoform X2, whose amino-acid sequence is MRNLCSTTSTRSRSVPTPCCSKVGIKKGPWTPEEDELLANYIRKEGEGRWRTLPKRAGLLRCGKSCRLRWMNYLRPSVKRGRIAPDEEDLILRLHRLLGNRWSMIAGRIPGRTDNEIKNYWNTCLSKKLISQGIDPRTHKPLKPNPDSSEIANVPVQNSNPKSSPLDENGRVYRTVATRVSEKFTVTDLDQSPNQVAADATENWPNRDGFNMGSLQSGYGRKNEDDFIEDIGNEDTFSSFLDSLLNENVFVYQQRQQLQQQNMFGPSSKLAVSSSQILSHENIWEAEVSPPMAALGDKGVGGASNRLPV